The genome window AGCCATAATCCAGTCCATCGAGGCGGATTATATGAAAGAGAAAGGCTCATTACCATCCCTTAACGTCGGCGACACCATTAAAGTAGGTGTTCGTATTCAAGAAGGTGGTAAAGAAAGAGTACAGCCCTTTGAGGGAACCATAATCGCCATGCGTAATGGTGGAATTAACGAAACCATTACCGTCAGAAAAATCTTCCAAGGAGTAGGAGTAGAAAGGGTATTCCTTTTACACTCTCCCAAAATTGCGGACATCCAAGTAATCCGTAGAGGTAAGGTTAGAAGAGCTAAACTATACTATCTCAGAGATAGAGTTGGTAAGGCCACCAGAATCAAACAACGTTTCGATCGCCCTATAGAAAAGGCCGCTAAAACTAAAACCAAAACTAAAGCTAAATAGTTTCACCTTGTCATCTTAAACACCAGAGTTAACCAAAAACACCAACAGTGACTGAAAGCACTTCAGGAGCTTTGATACTTGACAAATAAAACTAAAGTTAGTTATAGTATCTAAATATACGTCCTTAGTTCAGTTGGTAGAACGTCGGTCTCCAAAACCGAATGTCAGGGGTTCAAGTCCTCTAGGACGTGTTGGTAAGAAAGGTTAATAATGTTGTGCTTAAGTGACCTTATAATAAAGATTCAAGGGTGAGATAAAATCGCTCAAGTAATCATCGTAGGTAAATATAAGGAGTCATCATGACCAACAAAGAAACTATTAAGCAAAAAGGCAAAGAGGCTGAAGGGTCTAAAAGCGACAGAGCAACCTTCATAGAAGAAACTAAACAAGAATTAACCAAAGTTGTTTGGCCCTCCCGTCAACAACTCGTTAGTGAATCTGTGGCCGTAATCTTAATGGTGACAGTGGTAGCTACCGTAATTTATTTAGTTGATAATATATTTAGCTGGTCAGCTGGGAAGGTGTTTTAATGGGTTTATACTCGGAAAACGATACCGAGCAGAAAAAAACTGTGGCAGTGGGTAAACCCCGCTGGTACGTAGTACAAGTTTCCGCAGGTTGTGAAAAAAAAGTTAAAACCGACATTGAACAAAGAATCCACGGCTTCGATCTAGCTGATAGAGTTCTTGAGGTGAGAATTCCCCAAAGCCCTAGTGTTAAAGTCCGTAAGGATGGCAGCCGCTACCAAAGTGAAGAAAAAGTATTACCCGGCTATGTCCTCGTAAATATGGTCTTAGATGATCATGCTTGGCAGATGGTCAAAAATACTCCCAACGTCATCAACTTTGTAGGTGCAGAACAAAGACGGGCTGTCGGCAGAGGTAGAGGTCATGTAAAGCCCTTACCCCTATCACCCTCCGAGGTAAATCGCATCTTTAAACAAATGGATGACGCTGAACCCGTGGTCAAAATTGATATGGAAATTGGGGATCAAATTTTGGTACTCAGTGGACCATTCAAAGACTTTGCTGGGGAAGTTATCGAAGTGAGCGGTGATAAGAACAAACTTAAAGCCCTACTGTCAATCTTCGGTAGAGAT of Cyanobacterium sp. HL-69 contains these proteins:
- the rplS gene encoding LSU ribosomal protein L19 RplS gives rise to the protein MSINAKAIIQSIEADYMKEKGSLPSLNVGDTIKVGVRIQEGGKERVQPFEGTIIAMRNGGINETITVRKIFQGVGVERVFLLHSPKIADIQVIRRGKVRRAKLYYLRDRVGKATRIKQRFDRPIEKAAKTKTKTKAK
- the secE gene encoding preprotein translocase subunit SecE, whose product is MTNKETIKQKGKEAEGSKSDRATFIEETKQELTKVVWPSRQQLVSESVAVILMVTVVATVIYLVDNIFSWSAGKVF
- the nusG gene encoding transcriptional antiterminator NusG, yielding MGLYSENDTEQKKTVAVGKPRWYVVQVSAGCEKKVKTDIEQRIHGFDLADRVLEVRIPQSPSVKVRKDGSRYQSEEKVLPGYVLVNMVLDDHAWQMVKNTPNVINFVGAEQRRAVGRGRGHVKPLPLSPSEVNRIFKQMDDAEPVVKIDMEIGDQILVLSGPFKDFAGEVIEVSGDKNKLKALLSIFGRDTPVELEFNQVEKQG